One part of the Entelurus aequoreus isolate RoL-2023_Sb linkage group LG05, RoL_Eaeq_v1.1, whole genome shotgun sequence genome encodes these proteins:
- the LOC133651183 gene encoding transcription elongation regulator 1-like isoform X2 has protein sequence MPLHHEHVMAQQAVRFRGPAPAPAPSVVPAPAQTPVLRGPPPLLRPPPPPFGMMRGPPPPRPPFARPPFDPNMPPIPPPGGMPPPIGPPHLQRPPFLPPPIGNLPPPPGMLFPPGMPPVSAASSPAINPAEEIWVENKTPEGKAYYYNARTRQSAWTKPENVKIIQQAELNPLLVAGAATAAASTGVGVVAAAVTSSGINTTASTAVDAMPTPAPSSTLSCTLTSSPATITTMSPSVTNAANVVADLSPVVTVTSSVAVSPVTVVTVSTMPSQVTAVQTVPLLPAALPHSVAQPTATISAFPPVMVPPFRVPLPGMHIPLPGVAMMQIVGAPCVKAGPGANGMLPGMGPPLVSMMHPQLALSAASASMAGALQLPEWTEYKTADGKTYYYNNRTLASTWEKPMSLLEREKEAERVKERLAQEEAEAMEMEDEDLKIINMNNDKQERKEEEMTEEEKAAQKARPVATNPIPGTPWCVVWTGDDRVFFYNPTTRLSMWDRPEELVGRTDVDKHIQEPPHKRGLDDGKKTGDAAAASLLCHFDGHVIKRVCVCMCTGFHKEDHELAIGADDMHDEEHSKAKKRKKDDGKEADSEKEAVMEAELRAAKERAVVPLEARMTQFKDMLLERGVSAFSTWDKELHKIVFDPRYLLLNPKERKQVYDQYVKTRAEEERKEKKSKLMQAKDEFRRMMEEARLTARTTFSEFAVKHSRDPRFKSIDKMKDREAIFVEFMSALKKRDKEDSKSRGEKVRLDFFELLSDQHVEGGQRWSKVKERMETDPRYKAVESSALRGELFKQYLEKQAKNLDLDKERELERQARIEASLREREREVQKARSEQTKEIDREREQHKREEAIQHFKALMSDMVRSSDVMWSDTRRNLRKDHRWESASLLEREEKEKLFNEHVEALTKKKKEHFRQLLDETTMITLTTTWKEVKKVIKEDPRCIKFSSSDRKRQREFEDYIKDKFITAKADFRTLLKETKFITYRSRKLIHESDQHLNDVEKILQNDKRYLVLDCVPDERRKLIMFYIEDLDRRGPPPPPTASEPTRRSTK, from the exons ATGCCGCTCCATCATGAACACGT AATGGCACAGCAGGCCGTGCGCTTTCGCGGCCCTGCGCCTGCCCCCGCGCCCTCTGTAGTGCCTGCTCCTGCTCAGACTCCCGTGTTACGCGGCCCGCCGCCTCTACTtaggccgccgccgccgcctttTGGTATGATGAGGGGGCCCCCGCCGCCTCGTCCCCCATTTGCACGTCCACCCTTTGACCCCAACATGCCACCCATCCCACCGCCAGGAGGCATGCCACCCCCTATTGGACCTCCCCACCTGCAG AGACCTCCATTTCTTCCCCCTCCTATCGGCAACCTCCCGCCCCCTCCAGGGATGCTCTTTCCCCCTGGTATGCCCCCAGTTTCTGCAGCTAGTAGCCCCGCCATCAACCCTGCTGAGGAGATCTGGGTGGAGAACAAGACACCTGAGGGCAAG GCGTATTACTACAACGCTCGCACCAGACAGTCGGCGTGGACCAAACCAGAAAACGTCAAAATCATCCAGCAGGCTGAGCTCAACCCTCTACTTGTGGCGGGGGCCGCCACTGCAGCAGCGAGCACCGGTGTGGGCGTGGTGGCGGCGGCTGTCACCTCAAGCGGCATCAACACGACAGCTAGCACAGCGGTTGATGCCATGCCCACTCCTGCCCCCAGCAGCACGCTGTCGTGCACGCTCACCTCCAGCCCTGCCACCATCACTACAATGTCCCCCTCCGTGACCAATGCAg CCAATGTTGTAGCAGACCTCTCCCCCGTTGTCACGGTGACATCATCGGTTGCCGTGTCTCCAGTCACCGTGGTGACGGTGTCCACGATGCCATCACAGGTCACAGCGGTGCAGACCGTCCCGCTCTTGCCCGCCGCCCTGCCTCACAGTGTGGCCCAGCCCACCGCAACCATCTCTGCCTTCCCCCCTGTCATGGTACCGCCTTTCAGGGTGCCCTTACCGGGCATGCACATCCCCCTGCCAG GTGTAGCAATGATGCAGATAGTAGGCGCACCCTGTGTAAAGGCGGGCCCCGGCGCCAACG GAATGCTGCCCGGCATGGGCCCGCCTTTGGTCTCAATGATGCACCCTCAGCTGGCGCTCTCGGCCGCTTCCGCCTCCATGGCCGGAGCTCTACAGCTCCCCGAGTGGACCGAGTACAAGACGGCCGACGGGAAGACGTACTACTACAACAATCGCACGCTGGCGTCCACCTGGGAGAAGCCCATGTCACTGCTGGAGAGAG aaAAAGAAGCAGAGAGGGTAAAAGAGCGTCTTGCACAGGAGGAAGCTGAAGCCATGGAGATGGAGGATGAAGACTTAAAGATCATAAACATGAACAACGACAAACAG GAGCGCAAAGAAGAAGAAATGACAGAGGAAGAGAAGGCGGCACAGAAAGCCAGACCTGTGGCCACCAACCCCATCCCGGGAACGCCATG GTGCGTGGTGTGGACAGGTGACGACCGCGTCTTCTTCTACAACCCCACCACGCGACTCTCCATGTGGGACCGGCCCGAGGAGCTGGTGGGCCGCACCGACGTGGACAAGCACATCCAGGAGCCGCCGCATAAGAGAGGCCTGGACGACGGCAAGAAGACAGGTGACGCCGCCGCCGCGTCACTACTTTGTCACTTTGATGGACACGTGAttaaaagagtgtgtgtgtgtatgtgtacaggtTTCCACAAGGAGGACCATGAGCTCGCCATTGGTGCTGACGACATGCACGACGAGGAACATAGCAAAGCCAAAAAGAGAAA GAAGGACGACGGGAAGGAAGCAGACTCTGAGAAGGAAGCCGTGATGGAGGCGGAGCTAAGAGCCGCCAAAGAGCGAGCAGTGGTGCCGCTTGAGGCCCGCATGACCCAATTCAAGGACATGCTGCTGGAGCGAGGG GTGTCCGCTTTCTCCACGTGGGACAAGGAGCTTCATAAGATCGTGTTTGACCCTCGTTACCTTCTGCTCAACCCCAAGGAGCGCAAACAG GTGTACGACCAGTACGTGAAGACGCGGGcggaggaggagaggaaggagaagAAGAGCAAGCTGATGCAGGCCAAAGACGAGTTCAGGAGGATGATGGAGGAGGCCAGGCTGACGGCCAG GACCACCTTCAGCGAGTTTGCCGTCAAACACAGCCGAGACCCCCGGTTCAAGAGCATCGACAAGATGAAGGACAGGGAAGCCATCTTTGTGGAGTTCATGAGCGCCTTAAAGAAGCGGGACAAGGAGGACTCCAAGTCCAGAGGAGAGAAG GTGAGGCTGGACTTCTTTGAGCTCCTCAGCGACCAGCACGTGGAAGGAGGCCAGCGCTGGAGCAAAGTGAAGGAGAGGATGGAGACGGACCCGCGGTACAAGGCCGTGGAGAGCTCCGCCCTCCGAGGGGAACTCTTCAAGCAATACCTGGAGAAGCAGGCTAAG AATCTGGACCTGGACAAGGAGCGCGAGCTGGAGCGCCAGGCTCGTATCGAGGCCAGCCTGAGGGAGCGCGAGCGCGAGGTCCAGAAGGCCCGATCGGAGCAGACCAAGGAGATCGACCGAGAGAGAGAGCAGCACAAGCGAGAAGAAGCCATCCAGCACTTCAAAGCTCTCATGTCGGACATG GTGCGCTCCTCGGACGTCATGTGGTCGGACACGCGGAGGAACCTGCGCAAGGACCACCGCTGGGAGTCGGCCTCGTTGTTGGAgcgggaggagaaggagaagctgTTCAACGAGCACGTGGAGGCGCTGaccaagaagaagaaggaacACTTCAGGCAGCTGCTGGACGAGACCACCATG ATCACGCTCACCACCACCTGGAAGGAAGTCAAGAAGGTCATCAAGGAGGACCCTCGATGTATCAAGTTCTCCTCCAGCGACAGA AAGAGACAGCGTGAGTTTGAGGACTACATCAAAGACAAGTTCATCACTGCCAAAGCAGACTTCAGAACGCTCCTGAAGGAGACCAAGTTCATCACGTACAG GTCCAGAAAGCTGATCCACGAGTCGGATCAGCACCTGAACGATGTGGAGAAGATCCTGCAGAACGACAAGCGCTACCTGGTTCTGGACTGCGTCCCCGACGAGCGCAGGAAGCTCATCATGTTCTACATCGAAGACCTGGACCGCCGCGGACCGCCCCCTCCACCCACGGCATCGGAGCCCACGCGCCGCTCCACCAAGTGA
- the LOC133651183 gene encoding transcription elongation regulator 1-like isoform X3, with protein sequence MAQQAVRFRGPAPAPAPSVVPAPAQTPVLRGPPPLLRPPPPPFGMMRGPPPPRPPFARPPFDPNMPPIPPPGGMPPPIGPPHLQRPPFLPPPIGNLPPPPGMLFPPGMPPVSAASSPAINPAEEIWVENKTPEGKAYYYNARTRQSAWTKPENVKIIQQAELNPLLVAGAATAAASTGVGVVAAAVTSSGINTTASTAVDAMPTPAPSSTLSCTLTSSPATITTMSPSVTNAANVVADLSPVVTVTSSVAVSPVTVVTVSTMPSQVTAVQTVPLLPAALPHSVAQPTATISAFPPVMVPPFRVPLPGMHIPLPGVAMMQIVGAPCVKAGPGANGMLPGMGPPLVSMMHPQLALSAASASMAGALQLPEWTEYKTADGKTYYYNNRTLASTWEKPMSLLEREKEAERVKERLAQEEAEAMEMEDEDLKIINMNNDKQERKEEEMTEEEKAAQKARPVATNPIPGTPWCVVWTGDDRVFFYNPTTRLSMWDRPEELVGRTDVDKHIQEPPHKRGLDDGKKTGDAAAASLLCHFDGHVIKRVCVCMCTGFHKEDHELAIGADDMHDEEHSKAKKRKKDDGKEADSEKEAVMEAELRAAKERAVVPLEARMTQFKDMLLERGVSAFSTWDKELHKIVFDPRYLLLNPKERKQVYDQYVKTRAEEERKEKKSKLMQAKDEFRRMMEEARLTARTTFSEFAVKHSRDPRFKSIDKMKDREAIFVEFMSALKKRDKEDSKSRGEKVRLDFFELLSDQHVEGGQRWSKVKERMETDPRYKAVESSALRGELFKQYLEKQAKNLDLDKERELERQARIEASLREREREVQKARSEQTKEIDREREQHKREEAIQHFKALMSDMVRSSDVMWSDTRRNLRKDHRWESASLLEREEKEKLFNEHVEALTKKKKEHFRQLLDETTMITLTTTWKEVKKVIKEDPRCIKFSSSDRKRQREFEDYIKDKFITAKADFRTLLKETKFITYRSRKLIHESDQHLNDVEKILQNDKRYLVLDCVPDERRKLIMFYIEDLDRRGPPPPPTASEPTRRSTK encoded by the exons ATGGCACAGCAGGCCGTGCGCTTTCGCGGCCCTGCGCCTGCCCCCGCGCCCTCTGTAGTGCCTGCTCCTGCTCAGACTCCCGTGTTACGCGGCCCGCCGCCTCTACTtaggccgccgccgccgcctttTGGTATGATGAGGGGGCCCCCGCCGCCTCGTCCCCCATTTGCACGTCCACCCTTTGACCCCAACATGCCACCCATCCCACCGCCAGGAGGCATGCCACCCCCTATTGGACCTCCCCACCTGCAG AGACCTCCATTTCTTCCCCCTCCTATCGGCAACCTCCCGCCCCCTCCAGGGATGCTCTTTCCCCCTGGTATGCCCCCAGTTTCTGCAGCTAGTAGCCCCGCCATCAACCCTGCTGAGGAGATCTGGGTGGAGAACAAGACACCTGAGGGCAAG GCGTATTACTACAACGCTCGCACCAGACAGTCGGCGTGGACCAAACCAGAAAACGTCAAAATCATCCAGCAGGCTGAGCTCAACCCTCTACTTGTGGCGGGGGCCGCCACTGCAGCAGCGAGCACCGGTGTGGGCGTGGTGGCGGCGGCTGTCACCTCAAGCGGCATCAACACGACAGCTAGCACAGCGGTTGATGCCATGCCCACTCCTGCCCCCAGCAGCACGCTGTCGTGCACGCTCACCTCCAGCCCTGCCACCATCACTACAATGTCCCCCTCCGTGACCAATGCAg CCAATGTTGTAGCAGACCTCTCCCCCGTTGTCACGGTGACATCATCGGTTGCCGTGTCTCCAGTCACCGTGGTGACGGTGTCCACGATGCCATCACAGGTCACAGCGGTGCAGACCGTCCCGCTCTTGCCCGCCGCCCTGCCTCACAGTGTGGCCCAGCCCACCGCAACCATCTCTGCCTTCCCCCCTGTCATGGTACCGCCTTTCAGGGTGCCCTTACCGGGCATGCACATCCCCCTGCCAG GTGTAGCAATGATGCAGATAGTAGGCGCACCCTGTGTAAAGGCGGGCCCCGGCGCCAACG GAATGCTGCCCGGCATGGGCCCGCCTTTGGTCTCAATGATGCACCCTCAGCTGGCGCTCTCGGCCGCTTCCGCCTCCATGGCCGGAGCTCTACAGCTCCCCGAGTGGACCGAGTACAAGACGGCCGACGGGAAGACGTACTACTACAACAATCGCACGCTGGCGTCCACCTGGGAGAAGCCCATGTCACTGCTGGAGAGAG aaAAAGAAGCAGAGAGGGTAAAAGAGCGTCTTGCACAGGAGGAAGCTGAAGCCATGGAGATGGAGGATGAAGACTTAAAGATCATAAACATGAACAACGACAAACAG GAGCGCAAAGAAGAAGAAATGACAGAGGAAGAGAAGGCGGCACAGAAAGCCAGACCTGTGGCCACCAACCCCATCCCGGGAACGCCATG GTGCGTGGTGTGGACAGGTGACGACCGCGTCTTCTTCTACAACCCCACCACGCGACTCTCCATGTGGGACCGGCCCGAGGAGCTGGTGGGCCGCACCGACGTGGACAAGCACATCCAGGAGCCGCCGCATAAGAGAGGCCTGGACGACGGCAAGAAGACAGGTGACGCCGCCGCCGCGTCACTACTTTGTCACTTTGATGGACACGTGAttaaaagagtgtgtgtgtgtatgtgtacaggtTTCCACAAGGAGGACCATGAGCTCGCCATTGGTGCTGACGACATGCACGACGAGGAACATAGCAAAGCCAAAAAGAGAAA GAAGGACGACGGGAAGGAAGCAGACTCTGAGAAGGAAGCCGTGATGGAGGCGGAGCTAAGAGCCGCCAAAGAGCGAGCAGTGGTGCCGCTTGAGGCCCGCATGACCCAATTCAAGGACATGCTGCTGGAGCGAGGG GTGTCCGCTTTCTCCACGTGGGACAAGGAGCTTCATAAGATCGTGTTTGACCCTCGTTACCTTCTGCTCAACCCCAAGGAGCGCAAACAG GTGTACGACCAGTACGTGAAGACGCGGGcggaggaggagaggaaggagaagAAGAGCAAGCTGATGCAGGCCAAAGACGAGTTCAGGAGGATGATGGAGGAGGCCAGGCTGACGGCCAG GACCACCTTCAGCGAGTTTGCCGTCAAACACAGCCGAGACCCCCGGTTCAAGAGCATCGACAAGATGAAGGACAGGGAAGCCATCTTTGTGGAGTTCATGAGCGCCTTAAAGAAGCGGGACAAGGAGGACTCCAAGTCCAGAGGAGAGAAG GTGAGGCTGGACTTCTTTGAGCTCCTCAGCGACCAGCACGTGGAAGGAGGCCAGCGCTGGAGCAAAGTGAAGGAGAGGATGGAGACGGACCCGCGGTACAAGGCCGTGGAGAGCTCCGCCCTCCGAGGGGAACTCTTCAAGCAATACCTGGAGAAGCAGGCTAAG AATCTGGACCTGGACAAGGAGCGCGAGCTGGAGCGCCAGGCTCGTATCGAGGCCAGCCTGAGGGAGCGCGAGCGCGAGGTCCAGAAGGCCCGATCGGAGCAGACCAAGGAGATCGACCGAGAGAGAGAGCAGCACAAGCGAGAAGAAGCCATCCAGCACTTCAAAGCTCTCATGTCGGACATG GTGCGCTCCTCGGACGTCATGTGGTCGGACACGCGGAGGAACCTGCGCAAGGACCACCGCTGGGAGTCGGCCTCGTTGTTGGAgcgggaggagaaggagaagctgTTCAACGAGCACGTGGAGGCGCTGaccaagaagaagaaggaacACTTCAGGCAGCTGCTGGACGAGACCACCATG ATCACGCTCACCACCACCTGGAAGGAAGTCAAGAAGGTCATCAAGGAGGACCCTCGATGTATCAAGTTCTCCTCCAGCGACAGA AAGAGACAGCGTGAGTTTGAGGACTACATCAAAGACAAGTTCATCACTGCCAAAGCAGACTTCAGAACGCTCCTGAAGGAGACCAAGTTCATCACGTACAG GTCCAGAAAGCTGATCCACGAGTCGGATCAGCACCTGAACGATGTGGAGAAGATCCTGCAGAACGACAAGCGCTACCTGGTTCTGGACTGCGTCCCCGACGAGCGCAGGAAGCTCATCATGTTCTACATCGAAGACCTGGACCGCCGCGGACCGCCCCCTCCACCCACGGCATCGGAGCCCACGCGCCGCTCCACCAAGTGA
- the LOC133651183 gene encoding transcription elongation regulator 1-like isoform X5, protein MADQAETEGIGFSDNRMAQQAVRFRGPAPAPAPSVVPAPAQTPVLRGPPPLLRPPPPPFGMMRGPPPPRPPFARPPFDPNMPPIPPPGGMPPPIGPPHLQRPPFLPPPIGNLPPPPGMLFPPGMPPVSAASSPAINPAEEIWVENKTPEGKAYYYNARTRQSAWTKPENVKIIQQAELNPLLVAGAATAAASTGVGVVAAAVTSSGINTTASTAVDAMPTPAPSSTLSCTLTSSPATITTMSPSVTNAANVVADLSPVVTVTSSVAVSPVTVVTVSTMPSQVTAVQTVPLLPAALPHSVAQPTATISAFPPVMVPPFRVPLPGMHIPLPGMLPGMGPPLVSMMHPQLALSAASASMAGALQLPEWTEYKTADGKTYYYNNRTLASTWEKPMSLLEREKEAERVKERLAQEEAEAMEMEDEDLKIINMNNDKQERKEEEMTEEEKAAQKARPVATNPIPGTPWCVVWTGDDRVFFYNPTTRLSMWDRPEELVGRTDVDKHIQEPPHKRGLDDGKKTGFHKEDHELAIGADDMHDEEHSKAKKRKKDDGKEADSEKEAVMEAELRAAKERAVVPLEARMTQFKDMLLERGVSAFSTWDKELHKIVFDPRYLLLNPKERKQVYDQYVKTRAEEERKEKKSKLMQAKDEFRRMMEEARLTARTTFSEFAVKHSRDPRFKSIDKMKDREAIFVEFMSALKKRDKEDSKSRGEKVRLDFFELLSDQHVEGGQRWSKVKERMETDPRYKAVESSALRGELFKQYLEKQAKNLDLDKERELERQARIEASLREREREVQKARSEQTKEIDREREQHKREEAIQHFKALMSDMVRSSDVMWSDTRRNLRKDHRWESASLLEREEKEKLFNEHVEALTKKKKEHFRQLLDETTMITLTTTWKEVKKVIKEDPRCIKFSSSDRKRQREFEDYIKDKFITAKADFRTLLKETKFITYRSRKLIHESDQHLNDVEKILQNDKRYLVLDCVPDERRKLIMFYIEDLDRRGPPPPPTASEPTRRSTK, encoded by the exons ATGGCGGACCAGGCGGAGACTGAAGGAATCGGCTTCAGCGATAACAG AATGGCACAGCAGGCCGTGCGCTTTCGCGGCCCTGCGCCTGCCCCCGCGCCCTCTGTAGTGCCTGCTCCTGCTCAGACTCCCGTGTTACGCGGCCCGCCGCCTCTACTtaggccgccgccgccgcctttTGGTATGATGAGGGGGCCCCCGCCGCCTCGTCCCCCATTTGCACGTCCACCCTTTGACCCCAACATGCCACCCATCCCACCGCCAGGAGGCATGCCACCCCCTATTGGACCTCCCCACCTGCAG AGACCTCCATTTCTTCCCCCTCCTATCGGCAACCTCCCGCCCCCTCCAGGGATGCTCTTTCCCCCTGGTATGCCCCCAGTTTCTGCAGCTAGTAGCCCCGCCATCAACCCTGCTGAGGAGATCTGGGTGGAGAACAAGACACCTGAGGGCAAG GCGTATTACTACAACGCTCGCACCAGACAGTCGGCGTGGACCAAACCAGAAAACGTCAAAATCATCCAGCAGGCTGAGCTCAACCCTCTACTTGTGGCGGGGGCCGCCACTGCAGCAGCGAGCACCGGTGTGGGCGTGGTGGCGGCGGCTGTCACCTCAAGCGGCATCAACACGACAGCTAGCACAGCGGTTGATGCCATGCCCACTCCTGCCCCCAGCAGCACGCTGTCGTGCACGCTCACCTCCAGCCCTGCCACCATCACTACAATGTCCCCCTCCGTGACCAATGCAg CCAATGTTGTAGCAGACCTCTCCCCCGTTGTCACGGTGACATCATCGGTTGCCGTGTCTCCAGTCACCGTGGTGACGGTGTCCACGATGCCATCACAGGTCACAGCGGTGCAGACCGTCCCGCTCTTGCCCGCCGCCCTGCCTCACAGTGTGGCCCAGCCCACCGCAACCATCTCTGCCTTCCCCCCTGTCATGGTACCGCCTTTCAGGGTGCCCTTACCGGGCATGCACATCCCCCTGCCAG GAATGCTGCCCGGCATGGGCCCGCCTTTGGTCTCAATGATGCACCCTCAGCTGGCGCTCTCGGCCGCTTCCGCCTCCATGGCCGGAGCTCTACAGCTCCCCGAGTGGACCGAGTACAAGACGGCCGACGGGAAGACGTACTACTACAACAATCGCACGCTGGCGTCCACCTGGGAGAAGCCCATGTCACTGCTGGAGAGAG aaAAAGAAGCAGAGAGGGTAAAAGAGCGTCTTGCACAGGAGGAAGCTGAAGCCATGGAGATGGAGGATGAAGACTTAAAGATCATAAACATGAACAACGACAAACAG GAGCGCAAAGAAGAAGAAATGACAGAGGAAGAGAAGGCGGCACAGAAAGCCAGACCTGTGGCCACCAACCCCATCCCGGGAACGCCATG GTGCGTGGTGTGGACAGGTGACGACCGCGTCTTCTTCTACAACCCCACCACGCGACTCTCCATGTGGGACCGGCCCGAGGAGCTGGTGGGCCGCACCGACGTGGACAAGCACATCCAGGAGCCGCCGCATAAGAGAGGCCTGGACGACGGCAAGAAGACAG gtTTCCACAAGGAGGACCATGAGCTCGCCATTGGTGCTGACGACATGCACGACGAGGAACATAGCAAAGCCAAAAAGAGAAA GAAGGACGACGGGAAGGAAGCAGACTCTGAGAAGGAAGCCGTGATGGAGGCGGAGCTAAGAGCCGCCAAAGAGCGAGCAGTGGTGCCGCTTGAGGCCCGCATGACCCAATTCAAGGACATGCTGCTGGAGCGAGGG GTGTCCGCTTTCTCCACGTGGGACAAGGAGCTTCATAAGATCGTGTTTGACCCTCGTTACCTTCTGCTCAACCCCAAGGAGCGCAAACAG GTGTACGACCAGTACGTGAAGACGCGGGcggaggaggagaggaaggagaagAAGAGCAAGCTGATGCAGGCCAAAGACGAGTTCAGGAGGATGATGGAGGAGGCCAGGCTGACGGCCAG GACCACCTTCAGCGAGTTTGCCGTCAAACACAGCCGAGACCCCCGGTTCAAGAGCATCGACAAGATGAAGGACAGGGAAGCCATCTTTGTGGAGTTCATGAGCGCCTTAAAGAAGCGGGACAAGGAGGACTCCAAGTCCAGAGGAGAGAAG GTGAGGCTGGACTTCTTTGAGCTCCTCAGCGACCAGCACGTGGAAGGAGGCCAGCGCTGGAGCAAAGTGAAGGAGAGGATGGAGACGGACCCGCGGTACAAGGCCGTGGAGAGCTCCGCCCTCCGAGGGGAACTCTTCAAGCAATACCTGGAGAAGCAGGCTAAG AATCTGGACCTGGACAAGGAGCGCGAGCTGGAGCGCCAGGCTCGTATCGAGGCCAGCCTGAGGGAGCGCGAGCGCGAGGTCCAGAAGGCCCGATCGGAGCAGACCAAGGAGATCGACCGAGAGAGAGAGCAGCACAAGCGAGAAGAAGCCATCCAGCACTTCAAAGCTCTCATGTCGGACATG GTGCGCTCCTCGGACGTCATGTGGTCGGACACGCGGAGGAACCTGCGCAAGGACCACCGCTGGGAGTCGGCCTCGTTGTTGGAgcgggaggagaaggagaagctgTTCAACGAGCACGTGGAGGCGCTGaccaagaagaagaaggaacACTTCAGGCAGCTGCTGGACGAGACCACCATG ATCACGCTCACCACCACCTGGAAGGAAGTCAAGAAGGTCATCAAGGAGGACCCTCGATGTATCAAGTTCTCCTCCAGCGACAGA AAGAGACAGCGTGAGTTTGAGGACTACATCAAAGACAAGTTCATCACTGCCAAAGCAGACTTCAGAACGCTCCTGAAGGAGACCAAGTTCATCACGTACAG GTCCAGAAAGCTGATCCACGAGTCGGATCAGCACCTGAACGATGTGGAGAAGATCCTGCAGAACGACAAGCGCTACCTGGTTCTGGACTGCGTCCCCGACGAGCGCAGGAAGCTCATCATGTTCTACATCGAAGACCTGGACCGCCGCGGACCGCCCCCTCCACCCACGGCATCGGAGCCCACGCGCCGCTCCACCAAGTGA